One region of Terriglobales bacterium genomic DNA includes:
- a CDS encoding cupin: protein MPTLIASPTRITAAGNKPKLIDEYVGRVNSQSQQVSVAHMRSPGGWREPGQRPEFDEYTLVLRGLLRVEHDGGYLDIRAGQAVIAHKGEWVRYSTPEAEGAEYVAICLPAFSMQTVHRDH from the coding sequence GTGCCAACCCTGATCGCATCGCCAACGCGCATCACCGCCGCCGGCAACAAGCCCAAGCTGATTGATGAATACGTCGGTCGCGTAAATTCACAGTCGCAGCAGGTCAGCGTGGCGCACATGCGCAGTCCGGGCGGATGGCGGGAACCGGGGCAGCGTCCCGAGTTCGATGAGTACACGCTGGTGCTGCGCGGCCTCCTGCGCGTGGAGCACGACGGCGGTTACCTCGACATCCGCGCGGGACAAGCCGTGATCGCGCACAAAGGCGAATGGGTGCGCTACTCGACGCCGGAAGCCGAAGGCGCGGAGTACGTGGCCATCTGCCTGCCCGCGTTCTCGATGCAAACGGTGCACCGCGACCACTAG
- a CDS encoding alkaline phosphatase family protein produces MRRFLLPLFLSSLSLSAVCAPVPAAGHVVVVMEENHSYSSVIGKSSMPYGNALANQCGLATQFYANTHPSIGNYFMMTTGQIVTNSDGYGGTFSGDNIVRHLMLAGKTWKVYAESLPYAGYTGGDQYPYIKHHNPFAYFSDVVNSSNQRPFIVPFTQFAADLANGTLPDFSFVVPNQLHNAHDGSLSAADAWLKAQVAPLLANAQFQKDGLLVIAFDESYSSDTAHGGGHIATVVVSPKYGKRGYRSTSFYQHQNLLRTFLEALGLNPQLGAAASARSMAEFFTTTGTPPPPTTAGCTLSTVNNTVTICSPANNGTSSSPVRVVAGATSSEGVRILQIYIDGAKTYQVSGGRLDTSLPLSTGTHRVSVQAYTMAGSVFKATVYTTVK; encoded by the coding sequence TTGCGTAGGTTCCTCCTCCCCCTGTTTTTGAGTTCGCTTTCACTCTCGGCGGTGTGCGCTCCGGTCCCGGCGGCGGGACACGTGGTCGTGGTGATGGAAGAAAACCACAGCTACTCGAGCGTGATCGGGAAGAGCAGCATGCCGTACGGGAATGCGCTCGCCAACCAATGCGGACTGGCGACGCAGTTCTACGCCAACACGCATCCCTCGATCGGCAATTACTTCATGATGACCACCGGCCAGATCGTCACCAACAGCGACGGCTACGGCGGCACGTTCAGCGGCGACAACATCGTGCGCCACCTGATGCTGGCGGGGAAGACATGGAAGGTCTACGCCGAAAGCTTGCCCTATGCCGGCTACACCGGCGGTGACCAGTATCCCTACATCAAGCACCACAATCCGTTCGCGTATTTCTCCGACGTGGTGAACAGCAGCAACCAGCGCCCATTCATCGTGCCGTTCACGCAATTCGCCGCCGATCTGGCGAACGGAACCCTGCCCGACTTCTCGTTCGTCGTGCCCAACCAGCTCCACAACGCGCACGATGGATCGCTGAGCGCAGCCGACGCATGGCTGAAGGCGCAGGTCGCGCCATTGCTGGCCAATGCGCAATTTCAGAAGGACGGGCTGCTGGTGATCGCGTTCGATGAGTCGTACAGCAGCGACACGGCGCACGGCGGCGGGCACATTGCGACGGTTGTGGTGAGCCCGAAGTACGGCAAACGCGGGTATCGCTCCACGAGCTTCTATCAGCACCAGAACCTGCTGCGCACATTTCTCGAGGCGCTGGGACTCAACCCGCAACTGGGGGCCGCGGCCAGCGCGCGCTCGATGGCGGAGTTCTTCACCACGACAGGCACGCCCCCACCGCCCACAACCGCCGGCTGCACGCTGAGCACGGTGAACAACACCGTCACCATCTGCTCTCCGGCGAACAACGGAACTTCTTCCTCGCCGGTGCGAGTTGTGGCGGGCGCGACTTCGTCCGAAGGGGTACGCATCCTGCAGATCTACATCGACGGGGCCAAGACATACCAGGTCTCCGGCGGCCGGCTCGACACGTCCCTCCCACTCTCCACAGGCACGCACCGCGTGAGCGTGCAGGCTTACACAATGGCCGGATCTGTATTCAAGGCCACGGTGTACACAACTGTGAAGTAG
- a CDS encoding PKD domain-containing protein, with the protein MRAITAFTLATTIVFAGSVAFAANLDFHPTTTLAAETGNNTSAASSFVAQTNGNIAAANVSKAPTSSLLYLGATTKIYAHFMPWFGGTNHMNVGYRSDDAVQVRRQVDDMMSRGLAGAIIDWYGPNNTRPNATTFLVMREAETRGGAFEFAVTEDVGALNACAATAGCDVTQRLIDDLNYAWVNFEGSPAYMRVNGRPVVFFFGVEKYAIDWNRARAGVNGNPMFIFRNSGAFSKAQSDGGFAWVNLNTGNPNDIGLGYLDNFYATALKNPGETPFGASYKGFNDTLAAWGSRRIMNQNCGQTWLASIAEAGKYYSASRQLPMFQLVTWNDYEEGSEIETGVDNCVAISASLSGTSLGWTITGNENTLDHYTVFVSRDGQNLMPLADVATGNASLELSSFALAPGSYTLYVKAVGKPSIVNKMSGGVSYSVPNQPPLAALTVTPASGSAPLAVTASTTTSSDADGAIASSSIDFGDGTVLPGPVATHTYTQPGAYTVSATVTDDLGATASATAAVSAINQPPVAALALTPLTGLSPLMVTASTASSADPDGSIASSSIEFGDGTVTAGPVAAHTYAVPGVYTVKATVVDNFGATATATASVSVIAPNQPPAAALSVTPASGPAPLPVVASTAASLDRDGQIVASKIDFGDGVIVSGTAVSHTYSGAGKYTVKATVTDNAGGSSSATKVVTASGVSVATPLSGATVTSPVRVAATACSANPITTIRIYLDNASVYTLKAASLDTPVTMSKGSHRVVVQAWDSTGAVFKTTVLLTVR; encoded by the coding sequence ATCGCGGCCGCCAACGTAAGCAAGGCGCCCACGTCGTCGCTGCTGTACCTGGGAGCGACGACGAAGATCTACGCCCACTTCATGCCGTGGTTCGGCGGGACGAACCACATGAACGTCGGCTATCGCTCCGACGATGCCGTGCAGGTGCGGCGGCAGGTGGACGACATGATGAGCCGCGGCCTGGCGGGCGCGATCATCGACTGGTACGGGCCGAACAACACGCGCCCCAATGCCACCACATTCCTGGTGATGCGCGAGGCCGAGACCCGCGGCGGCGCCTTCGAGTTCGCCGTCACCGAAGACGTGGGCGCGCTGAACGCCTGTGCCGCCACCGCCGGCTGCGACGTCACGCAGCGGCTCATCGACGACCTCAACTACGCCTGGGTGAATTTCGAAGGCTCGCCAGCGTACATGCGCGTCAACGGACGCCCGGTGGTCTTCTTTTTCGGCGTGGAGAAGTACGCCATTGACTGGAACCGCGCGCGGGCAGGCGTAAACGGCAACCCGATGTTCATTTTCCGCAACTCCGGCGCCTTCTCCAAAGCGCAAAGCGACGGTGGTTTCGCCTGGGTCAACCTCAATACTGGCAATCCGAACGACATCGGCCTCGGCTATCTCGACAATTTCTACGCCACCGCGCTGAAGAATCCGGGCGAGACGCCCTTTGGGGCCTCCTACAAGGGGTTCAATGACACATTGGCCGCATGGGGTTCCAGGCGCATCATGAACCAGAATTGCGGCCAGACCTGGCTCGCCAGCATCGCCGAGGCAGGGAAGTACTACAGCGCCTCGCGGCAGCTCCCCATGTTCCAGCTCGTCACCTGGAACGACTACGAAGAGGGCAGCGAAATTGAAACCGGCGTCGACAACTGCGTCGCCATCTCGGCCTCGCTGAGCGGAACGAGCCTCGGCTGGACCATCACTGGGAACGAGAACACGCTCGACCACTACACCGTCTTTGTGTCGCGCGACGGCCAAAACCTGATGCCGCTCGCCGACGTCGCCACCGGCAACGCGTCGCTGGAGCTGAGCTCATTCGCGCTGGCGCCCGGCAGCTACACGCTCTATGTGAAAGCTGTGGGCAAGCCGAGCATCGTGAACAAAATGTCCGGCGGCGTGAGCTACAGCGTTCCTAACCAGCCACCTCTGGCGGCGCTGACCGTGACGCCCGCTTCCGGATCGGCGCCGCTGGCCGTGACCGCCTCAACGACAACCTCGAGCGATGCGGACGGCGCCATCGCTTCATCGAGCATTGATTTTGGCGACGGCACGGTGCTGCCCGGCCCGGTGGCGACGCACACCTACACGCAACCTGGCGCCTACACGGTGAGCGCGACCGTCACCGATGATCTGGGCGCCACGGCAAGCGCCACCGCTGCAGTGAGTGCAATCAACCAGCCTCCGGTCGCCGCTCTGGCGCTCACACCGTTGACCGGCCTTTCGCCGCTAATGGTGACCGCCTCGACGGCGTCGTCGGCCGATCCTGATGGGAGCATCGCGTCTTCGAGCATCGAGTTTGGCGATGGCACAGTCACCGCCGGCCCGGTCGCGGCACACACGTACGCCGTTCCCGGTGTTTACACGGTGAAGGCAACGGTGGTGGACAACTTCGGCGCAACCGCGACGGCGACCGCGTCGGTTTCGGTGATCGCGCCCAACCAGCCGCCGGCCGCAGCGCTAAGCGTGACGCCCGCATCGGGGCCCGCGCCACTTCCGGTGGTGGCTTCGACCGCCGCATCGCTCGATCGTGACGGGCAGATCGTCGCATCGAAAATCGACTTCGGCGACGGCGTAATTGTGAGCGGCACCGCGGTCAGCCACACCTACAGCGGCGCCGGCAAATACACAGTGAAGGCCACGGTCACAGACAACGCGGGCGGGTCGTCTTCGGCGACCAAAGTCGTGACCGCATCGGGCGTCAGCGTGGCCACGCCGCTCTCGGGCGCGACGGTGACCTCGCCGGTCCGCGTGGCCGCCACCGCCTGCTCGGCGAATCCCATCACCACGATCCGCATTTATCTCGACAACGCGAGCGTCTACACCCTGAAAGCCGCCAGTCTCGACACGCCCGTCACGATGAGCAAGGGCTCGCACCGGGTGGTGGTGCAGGCCTGGGACTCGACCGGCGCGGTGTTCAAGACGACCGTTCTGCTTACGGTGCGGTGA